From one Rhodamnia argentea isolate NSW1041297 chromosome 1, ASM2092103v1, whole genome shotgun sequence genomic stretch:
- the LOC115751759 gene encoding ATP-dependent RNA helicase A-like, which translates to MDVALSIDTLVSGLGLAKLSLARSHHHIAVSDSPGDQSAPSASVLQISSAVVRSQACRTLPRRLVRRKRRSKRRSLSGDCPDEGGDVGDSGFYGSDPFGGGFGPSGGSGGGDSSGWNFGGPNWEDDSSSRFGSGSGFALDFVYEVICWIALSNCVHFAFKKMLRSLVVDGIGDAAREKVPIRLTTMC; encoded by the coding sequence CTCTCGCTCGCTCGATCCCATCACCATATTGCTGTCTCCGATTCGCCCGGCGACCAATCGGCACCTTCCGCCTCGGTCCTTCAAATCTCCTCCGCCGTCGTGAGATCTCAGGCCTGCAGAACCCTGCCTCGCCGTCTCGTCCGGAGAAAGCGGCGATCGAAGCGGAGATCATTGTCTGGAGATTGCCCCGATGAAGGGGGCGATGTCGGAGACTCTGGATTTTACGGCAGCGACCCGTTTGGTGGGGGTTTTGGTCCCAGCGGCGGAAGCGGCGGCGGAGACAGCAGTGGATGGAACTTCGGGGGACCTAATTGGGAGGATGATTCGTCTTCGCGGTTTGGTTCTGGTTCAGGTTTCGCACTTGACTTTGTGTATGAAGTCATATGTTGGATTGCGCTGTCGAATTGTGTGCATTTCGCATTCAAGAAAATGCTGAGGAGTTTAGTAGTGGATGGAATTGGTGATGCCGCGAGGGAGAAGGTTCCGATCAGATTGACGACAATGTGTTAA